One stretch of bacterium DNA includes these proteins:
- a CDS encoding 2-hydroxyacyl-CoA dehydratase, protein MIGITTTVPVEAIFAAGHTPVDLNNLFIGHPDRNKFIERAEKDGYPVTVCGWVKGIYGAVLSEGIKTVVAVSQGDCSNTQALAETLQLAGVKVIPFSYPYGRDRRLLAEQIDVFCRRLGTDVEQAERERIRLSSVREKLRLIDELTWREGKFSGLKNHIALVSSSDMQGDPVAFEAYLDGLLRDASRSETPDGFESALRLGFVGVPPINVDIYDFVQRNGANVVFNEVQRQFAMLQEVEGIVEQYSRYTYPYDVFGRIADIDEQIRVRRLDGIIHYAQAFCFRQIEDLILRRKLLVPVLSIEGNYPGPLSAPNRLRIEAFIEQLRLSRGQP, encoded by the coding sequence ATGATCGGCATAACAACGACTGTGCCCGTCGAGGCGATCTTTGCCGCTGGCCACACTCCGGTCGATCTGAACAACCTGTTCATCGGCCACCCCGACCGCAATAAGTTCATAGAGCGGGCTGAGAAGGACGGCTATCCGGTCACTGTGTGCGGCTGGGTCAAGGGTATATACGGGGCGGTTCTGTCTGAAGGCATCAAGACCGTAGTGGCCGTGTCCCAAGGCGATTGCAGCAACACACAAGCGCTCGCGGAGACGCTCCAGCTCGCCGGCGTGAAGGTCATACCATTCTCATATCCCTACGGTCGCGACAGAAGACTGCTTGCCGAGCAGATAGACGTTTTTTGCCGGCGCCTTGGCACTGATGTGGAGCAGGCCGAGCGGGAGCGCATTCGCCTGTCCTCCGTTCGCGAGAAGCTGCGACTCATCGACGAGCTGACGTGGCGAGAGGGGAAGTTCTCTGGGCTCAAGAACCATATCGCACTTGTCTCCTCGAGCGACATGCAGGGCGATCCCGTCGCGTTCGAGGCTTATCTTGACGGTCTCTTGCGGGATGCGTCACGTAGCGAGACGCCGGACGGCTTCGAGTCAGCGCTTAGGCTTGGTTTTGTGGGTGTGCCTCCGATCAACGTTGATATCTATGATTTCGTCCAGAGGAATGGAGCGAACGTTGTGTTCAACGAGGTGCAGCGGCAGTTTGCGATGCTGCAAGAGGTGGAGGGCATAGTTGAGCAGTACTCTCGTTACACCTACCCCTACGACGTCTTTGGCCGCATTGCCGACATCGATGAGCAGATACGTGTAAGGCGGCTGGACGGGATCATCCACTACGCGCAGGCGTTCTGTTTTCGCCAGATCGAGGACCTGATCCTGAGAAGAAAGCTGCTAGTGCCGGTTCTCTCGATCGAGGGCAACTACCCGGGGCCGCTTTCTGCGCCTAATCGGCTCCGGATTGAGGCCTTCATTGAGCAGTTGAGGCTCTCGAGGGGGCAACCGTGA
- the fliP gene encoding flagellar type III secretion system pore protein FliP (The bacterial flagellar biogenesis protein FliP forms a type III secretion system (T3SS)-type pore required for flagellar assembly.), translating to MLKPTRAVLAALIITSILGLWCNTGVAFAQAPVAPPKAPAPPAAPAPSVTLTLGDTSSPDTIALTLKLMLLLTVLTLAPAILVLLTSFTRIIIVFHFLRQAIGTQSTPPNTILVGLALFLTYFIMSPVINQVYSDAFLPLMNNDIGYQEAFNAGMSPIRQFMLKQTKEKDIALFVHLAKEKRPAKPDDVSNKVLVPAFVLSELKTAFQIGFLIFVPFLIIDMVVAAVLLSMGMMMLPPVMVSLPFKILLFVMVDGWYLIVGSLARSFH from the coding sequence ATGCTGAAACCCACACGCGCCGTCCTGGCGGCTCTTATCATCACGAGCATTCTCGGCCTATGGTGCAATACCGGTGTCGCATTCGCTCAGGCGCCCGTTGCTCCACCCAAGGCGCCGGCCCCTCCTGCAGCGCCCGCTCCGTCCGTAACCCTGACGCTCGGCGATACCAGCTCGCCGGACACCATCGCGCTCACGCTAAAGCTTATGCTACTGCTGACCGTGCTGACCCTCGCTCCGGCGATACTCGTGCTGCTGACCAGTTTCACCAGAATAATCATCGTCTTCCACTTCCTGCGGCAGGCTATCGGGACTCAATCGACCCCTCCGAACACGATCCTCGTCGGGCTCGCCCTCTTCCTGACCTACTTCATCATGAGTCCCGTCATCAATCAGGTCTATTCCGACGCATTCCTGCCCCTTATGAACAATGACATAGGCTACCAGGAGGCTTTCAACGCTGGTATGTCGCCGATCAGGCAATTCATGCTCAAGCAGACAAAGGAAAAAGACATCGCGCTGTTCGTGCACTTGGCGAAGGAGAAACGGCCAGCCAAGCCGGATGATGTCTCCAACAAGGTTCTCGTGCCAGCCTTCGTGCTGAGTGAATTGAAGACCGCATTTCAAATAGGGTTTCTTATCTTTGTGCCATTTCTCATTATCGACATGGTCGTCGCAGCCGTCCTGCTCTCAATGGGGATGATGATGCTGCCGCCTGTCATGGTCTCCCTGCCCTTCAAAATACTGCTATTCGTGATGGTTGACGGCTGGTATCTCATCGTCGGCTCGCTCGCCCGGTCATTCCACTGA
- a CDS encoding glycosyltransferase family 4 protein, with protein sequence MKRICVVTSTVPFVRGGNELLAETLVRELVRFGHQAQLLTVPQNRFGRQFSAYLAAYLTDVRFEGCPERVDQVISLKFPSFAIRHPVHVCWFNHRMREYYDLWEKFSASLVSQKQFLKERMRRGLLHKIDTFLLKKNVTKLYAQSKNIQQRLLQFGNIPSEVLYPPASDLLRCSKHTFGTFILSPARLVELKRHDLLIRALADLKKPGVDAIIAGQGPQENELKRLAEQMGLGSRVKFVGEMSYDDLSRYYSECRAVFYGPFNEDYGLVTLEAGKCHKPVITCTDSGGPKELVRDGETGFVCQPNGHAIADAIDRLASDLSLARSLGERAYEASLEHSWENTIEQLVIV encoded by the coding sequence ATGAAACGAATATGCGTGGTAACTTCTACTGTGCCTTTCGTCAGGGGCGGCAATGAGCTGCTCGCAGAGACATTGGTTCGAGAGCTTGTGCGATTCGGCCACCAGGCGCAGCTTTTGACCGTCCCGCAGAATCGGTTTGGGCGTCAGTTTTCCGCATATCTTGCTGCCTATCTGACTGATGTGCGCTTCGAGGGATGCCCAGAGCGCGTGGACCAGGTGATCTCGCTGAAGTTCCCCAGCTTCGCGATTCGCCACCCTGTCCACGTCTGCTGGTTCAATCATCGGATGCGCGAATACTATGATCTGTGGGAGAAGTTCTCGGCCAGCTTAGTCTCCCAAAAGCAATTTCTTAAGGAGAGAATGCGCCGGGGACTACTACATAAGATCGACACCTTCCTGCTCAAGAAAAACGTCACGAAGCTCTACGCTCAGTCCAAGAATATCCAGCAAAGGCTCCTGCAATTCGGGAACATCCCATCAGAGGTCCTCTATCCGCCCGCATCGGACTTGCTCCGGTGCAGCAAGCACACGTTCGGCACATTTATACTCTCGCCAGCCAGGCTTGTTGAACTCAAGCGGCACGACCTACTCATACGTGCTCTTGCCGACTTGAAAAAGCCGGGCGTTGACGCCATTATCGCTGGACAAGGGCCGCAAGAAAATGAACTCAAGCGATTGGCGGAGCAGATGGGACTTGGCAGCAGGGTCAAGTTTGTGGGCGAGATGAGCTATGACGATCTCAGCCGTTATTACTCCGAATGCCGCGCAGTTTTCTACGGCCCGTTCAACGAGGATTATGGGCTCGTGACGCTGGAGGCAGGCAAATGCCATAAGCCCGTGATAACCTGCACGGATAGCGGTGGCCCGAAAGAGCTAGTAAGGGATGGCGAGACCGGTTTTGTCTGCCAGCCCAACGGACACGCGATCGCGGACGCAATAGACAGGCTCGCGTCGGACCTGAGCCTGGCGCGATCGCTCGGCGAGAGGGCATACGAGGCGTCATTGGAGCACAGTTGGGAGAACACGATCGAACAACTGGTTATAGTATAG